The nucleotide sequence AAGTCAGGGTCTGCAGAAAATGCGGGGAGGTTCTCTGATGGCTGAGTACACACCCCGACTGAAGAAGATGTATCTCGATACCATCAAGAAAGAACTGGTTGACGAGTTCGGATACAAATCACCGATGCAGATCCCTCGGGTAGAGAAGGTCAGTGTAAGTGTTGGTGTCGGTGATGCCATCGTAAACAAGAAATTCCTGGATTCAGCTACAAAAGAGCTGGAACAGATTACCGGTCAGCACGCGGTTAAGACAAAGGCACGGAAATCTATAGCCAATTTCAAGCTCCGGGAAGGTATGGAGATTGGCGCAAAGGTTACCCTGCGCGGGAACTACATGTGGGAGTTTCTTGAAAGGCTTTTGAATGTGGCTCTTCCCCGTGTAAAGGACTTTCGCGGTGTGAATCCAAAAGCTTTTGATGGAAAAGGGAATTATTCCCTCGGTATCCAGGAACAGATTATTTTTCCTGAAATCGATTACGATAAGATTGAACGGGTCAGCGGCTTGAATGTGGCAATAGTAACAACCGCAACGAACGATGATGAAGCTCGTAGTCTTCTGCAAAAGCTCGGCATGCCCTTCAGGAAATAGGAGTAAACGAGATGGCTAAGAAATCAATGATAATAAAAGCAGCACGTAAGCCGAAGTTTATGACCAGAAAGGTCAACAGGTGTCGTGTCTGTGGGCGCCCACGGGGATATATGCGCAAATTTGAGATGTGCAGGGTCTGTTTCCGCAAGTATGCGAGTGAGGGACTTATTCCCGGCGTAACAAAATCAAGCTGGTGAGGGAGTATTAAATGGCTGTTACCGATCCTGTAGCAGATATGCTGACAAAGATACGAAATGCGAGTAGTGCGCGTTTCGACCGAGTTGATATTCTTACCTCTAAACTGAAGCTTGAGATTGTTAAAATACTCAAGAACGAGGGGTATATTAAAAACTTCAAGAAAACCACTGTAGATGGTAAGAACTATATAAGGATTTTCCTGAAGTTCGATGATAAGCAAAAGCCGATAATCCACGGGATCAAGAAGATTTCGACCCCTGGCAGAAGAATATACGCCGGCTATAAGAAGCTTCCCCGTATCTTCAACGGTTATGGAACCTTGATCGTTTCTACCTCCACTGGAGTAACGACAGGGAAAAAAGCTGCGGAAAAGAAGGTTGGCGGCGAACTCATATGTTCGGTATGGTGAGGGTAGCGAGATGTCACGTATAGGAAAATTACCGATAAAGATACCCAAAGGCGTAAAGGTAAACCTTGACAATTCTGTTGTTGAGGTTGAAGGCCCGAAGGGAAAGATGACCCAGGCGATCAAAGGCGATATTGGCATCAGCATTGATGATGCCCAGGTTAGTATTCAATGCAACAGGCAGACGAAACAGAACCGATCATATCATGGGTTGTACCGAAACCTGATACAGAATATGGTCACCGGAGTAAGCGCCGGATTTTCTAAAACACTCCTGATTAACGGAGTTGGATACAGAGCCGAACTAAAAGACAAAACCCTGGCATTGAATCTGGGATACTCAACAATGATTGAGTACATGATCAATGACGATATTTCGGTAAGCCTTGAAGGAAATAATAAGGTTATTATAAGCGGCATTGACAAGCAGAAGGTTGGTCAAGCTGCAG is from Marispirochaeta sp. and encodes:
- the rpsH gene encoding 30S ribosomal protein S8 translates to MAVTDPVADMLTKIRNASSARFDRVDILTSKLKLEIVKILKNEGYIKNFKKTTVDGKNYIRIFLKFDDKQKPIIHGIKKISTPGRRIYAGYKKLPRIFNGYGTLIVSTSTGVTTGKKAAEKKVGGELICSVW
- the rplE gene encoding 50S ribosomal protein L5 — protein: MAEYTPRLKKMYLDTIKKELVDEFGYKSPMQIPRVEKVSVSVGVGDAIVNKKFLDSATKELEQITGQHAVKTKARKSIANFKLREGMEIGAKVTLRGNYMWEFLERLLNVALPRVKDFRGVNPKAFDGKGNYSLGIQEQIIFPEIDYDKIERVSGLNVAIVTTATNDDEARSLLQKLGMPFRK
- a CDS encoding type Z 30S ribosomal protein S14, translating into MAKKSMIIKAARKPKFMTRKVNRCRVCGRPRGYMRKFEMCRVCFRKYASEGLIPGVTKSSW
- the rplF gene encoding 50S ribosomal protein L6, with the translated sequence MSRIGKLPIKIPKGVKVNLDNSVVEVEGPKGKMTQAIKGDIGISIDDAQVSIQCNRQTKQNRSYHGLYRNLIQNMVTGVSAGFSKTLLINGVGYRAELKDKTLALNLGYSTMIEYMINDDISVSLEGNNKVIISGIDKQKVGQAAAEIRSLRPPEPYKGKGIVYENENLRRKIGKSGVK